A window of Streptomyces sp. NBC_01689 genomic DNA:
GACCACGCGAGCGGCCGACTGCTCACGCCCGCCGCTCCCGAGCCGGAGGCCGTCGACGCGTTCCTGAAGGAGCGCGACGTCCGCTACACCACGTGGGAGGGCTGGTACCGGCTGGACGCCGCGGAGAAGGCGCTCGGCGAACCGCAGGGCCGCGAGCGGGTCAAGCTCGTCGAGCGCGAGGACATGCTCGACGCCAGCGGAGCCTGATGCCGCGGCGCCGAGGCGCTGAACGTCACCTCCGTGGGGGGTGTCCGTGCCCACCGGACCGGGTGGCACGGACACCCCCCACGGTCGTCGGGTCCCCTCCGGCCCGGACCCGTCCGGATCGGGCGGGTCCGGCGTTCCTGGTGAAAGATGTCGGGGGAACTGTAGACGCGGGGGCTCCCCGTTCGACGTACGGGTGAGAGCAGGAAGACCCCACCTGAGGAGTACGACCGTGCCCAAGCTGCGCGTGCACAACCTGACCGTTTCCCTGGACGGCTTCGCCGCGGGGCCGAACCAGTGCCTGGAGCATCCGCTCGGCGAGGGCTTCGCGTCCATGCACACCTGGATGTTCGCCGCGATGCGGGACCACGAGGCGGGCAAGGGCGGCACGGACGTCGAGTACGTGGAGCGCGCCGAGGAGAACATCGGCGCCACGATCATGGGCCGCAACATGTTCGGGCCGCACCGCGGCCCCTGGCAGGACGAGTCGTGGCGCGGCTGGTGGGGCGACAACCCGCCCTACCACAACGACGTGTTCGTGCACACGCACCACCCGCGGCCGTCGCTGACGATGGAGGGCGGGACCTCCTTCCACTTCACCGACGAGCCCGTCACCACGGTCCTGGAGCGCGCCTTCGAGGCGGCGGCGGGCCGGGACGTGCGCCTCGGCGGCGGCGCGGCCACGGTCCAGCAGTACCTTCGCGCCGGCCTCGTCGACGAACTGCACCTGGCCATCGTCCCCCGGCTGGTCGGGCGGGGAGAGCGCCTGCTCGACCACCTGGGGGACGGGGTCGACGGCTACCGCGTCGCCGAACTCGTGAGCTCACCGGCCGCCACCCATGCCCGGCTGCTGCGCCGCTGACGCGACATGACCGCGACGCGGGGCGTCGGGGATGCCCGGGACGCGGTTCCACCTCCGTGCGCACGGCCCGGCGGGCACCAGCCGTCGGTGCGTGTGATCCGCGTCGCGCGGCCGCGCCACGGTGCCGGATTCCCGGGATCCCCTCACTCGGCTGAGCCCCGTCGCGCCGTCGGGCCGGGGCCTCGGTCTCCGGTACCGGTACGCGCGGTCGCGCCACGGCGCCGGGTCCCCGTGAGCCCTCACTCCGCGTCGGACGGCGCCGTTCCGGGTGCCGGTGGCCGGGGGCCCGGCGCGCCCGCGCGCAGACCGTCCATCACCAGGTCGAGGAGGCGCGCGGCACGCGGCTGCCAGTCCCCGTGGGCGTCCATCTGCCAGAGACCGGCGATCGCGAGGACGAAGTCGTCGGGGGTCACTCCCGGACGGATGGTCCCCGCCCGGTCGTTGGCGTCGAGCAGAAGGGAGACGGCCGAGGAGACCGCGCCGTGCCCCAGCCTGGTCAGGGTGCCCCGGGTGACGGTGGACGCGCGCAGGGCCTCGGCCAGGCCCGCCTTGGCCATGGCGTACTGCGCCAGACGGTCCATCCACTCCCGCAGGGCCCGGTCCGGGGCGCGGGTCTCCAGCAGCTGGGCCGCGGTGTCGGCGAGCTGCTGCACCTCGTAGCGGTAGACCTCCAGGACCAGCGCCTCGCGGTTGGGGAAGTTCCGGTAGAACGTGCCCTGCCCCACGCCCGCCTTCTTGGCGATCGCGCTGAGCGGGGTGTCCGAGGAGCGGGTCAGCTCCGCCAGGGCCACTTCGAGGATGCGCTCGCGATTGCGCTGCGCGTCCGAACGCAGCGGGGCGTCCTTCCTCTGCATTCGTCCCCCCTTTCCCCCGGCCGCGGAACCCCGCGGCGGAGCCCGGCCTTGATAAGTGGACAGCTGTCCGCTAAGTTCGGCGTTAGTGGACAGCTGTCCACTTAGGTTCACCATAGCGTGAGATCCGGCCATCGTGGACTGCCGGTGCCTCGCGAAACCGGTGTCGCCCCGCACCTTGTGCGGACGGCCACCGGTCCCTTTCTTCCCCCACCCCAGCCCACCCCCACTCATCGCACAGCGCCATTCCTTCCCCCGTGACCTCCGCGCCCCGTGACCTCCGCGCCCCCGCGACTCGGCGAAAGAAGGCTGATCATGGCCCCATCGACGTCCAGCGCCATCACTCTGAACATCAATGGCGAGAAATACACGCTGCCCGTCGACCACCGCACCACCCTGCTCGACGCACTGCGCGAGCGTCTCGACCTGACGGGTACCAAGAAGGGCTGTGACCAGGGCCAGTGCGGTGCCTGCACGGTACTGCTCGACGGGCGCCGGGCCGTCTCCTGTCTGCAACTCGCCGTGGCCGCCGAAGGCCGCGCCATCACCACCATCGAAGGCGTGGCGGACGGGGAGCGGCTGCATCCGGTCCAGCAGGCCTTCCTCGACCTCGACGGCTACCAGTGCGGCTACTGCACACCGGGCCAGATCTGCTCGGCCCTCGGCGTGATCGAGGAGCACGCGGCGGGCTGGCCGAGCGCCGTGACCGCCGACGTACGGCCCGAGGCGGGTGTCCCGCCGCTCACCGCGGAGGAGATCCGTGAGCGGATGAGCGGCAACCTGTGCCGCTGCGGCGCGTACGTGTCGATCGTGCAGGCCGTCGCCCGCGCGGCCGGGGAGGGAACGGTCCGCGCGGGAGAG
This region includes:
- a CDS encoding dihydrofolate reductase family protein — translated: MPKLRVHNLTVSLDGFAAGPNQCLEHPLGEGFASMHTWMFAAMRDHEAGKGGTDVEYVERAEENIGATIMGRNMFGPHRGPWQDESWRGWWGDNPPYHNDVFVHTHHPRPSLTMEGGTSFHFTDEPVTTVLERAFEAAAGRDVRLGGGAATVQQYLRAGLVDELHLAIVPRLVGRGERLLDHLGDGVDGYRVAELVSSPAATHARLLRR
- a CDS encoding TetR/AcrR family transcriptional regulator — translated: MQRKDAPLRSDAQRNRERILEVALAELTRSSDTPLSAIAKKAGVGQGTFYRNFPNREALVLEVYRYEVQQLADTAAQLLETRAPDRALREWMDRLAQYAMAKAGLAEALRASTVTRGTLTRLGHGAVSSAVSLLLDANDRAGTIRPGVTPDDFVLAIAGLWQMDAHGDWQPRAARLLDLVMDGLRAGAPGPRPPAPGTAPSDAE